One part of the Marichromatium purpuratum 984 genome encodes these proteins:
- the glk gene encoding glucokinase has translation MRILVGDIGGTKTALAMVESVAGGLVLHHPERYPSAAHAGLESIVRHYLAAHAVSCTGAAFAIAGPVSGRRSRVTNLTWQIDADALEHACGLSRVLLLNDLEAVAWGVAALAPEDVCELQPGEPGAVGNRCVIAAGTGLGEAGLFWDGHRHHPFATEGGHAEFAATDAREWALREFLGRRHARVSWERLVSGMGISALHAFCCEHAGERSPYPVLEPAAVAAGARAGDARCVETMALFFRLYGREAGDLALKQMALGGVYLGGGIAPRNLEALRASAFLDGFLDKGRMRGLMQRMPVRVILQPRVALLGAARAWQGDESPGRPAVAAG, from the coding sequence ATGCGCATCCTGGTGGGGGACATCGGTGGCACCAAGACGGCGCTCGCCATGGTCGAGTCGGTCGCCGGTGGTCTCGTGTTGCACCATCCCGAACGCTATCCGAGTGCCGCGCATGCGGGGCTCGAGTCGATCGTGCGCCATTATCTGGCCGCGCACGCGGTCTCCTGCACCGGTGCGGCCTTCGCCATCGCCGGCCCGGTGTCGGGGCGTCGCAGCCGAGTTACCAACCTGACCTGGCAGATCGATGCCGATGCCCTCGAGCATGCATGCGGCCTTTCGCGGGTGCTGTTGCTCAACGACCTCGAAGCGGTGGCCTGGGGGGTCGCGGCGCTGGCGCCCGAGGATGTCTGCGAACTCCAGCCGGGTGAGCCCGGGGCCGTCGGCAACCGCTGCGTGATCGCCGCCGGGACCGGGCTCGGCGAGGCCGGTCTGTTCTGGGACGGGCATCGCCATCATCCCTTCGCCACTGAGGGCGGGCACGCCGAGTTCGCCGCGACCGATGCCCGTGAATGGGCGCTGCGCGAATTCCTCGGGCGCCGTCACGCCCGGGTGAGCTGGGAGCGGCTGGTCTCCGGGATGGGTATCAGCGCCCTCCACGCCTTCTGCTGCGAGCACGCCGGCGAGCGGTCACCGTACCCCGTACTCGAGCCGGCCGCGGTTGCCGCCGGCGCGCGCGCGGGCGACGCCCGCTGTGTCGAGACGATGGCGCTGTTCTTCCGTCTCTATGGTCGCGAGGCCGGGGATCTGGCGCTCAAGCAGATGGCGCTCGGCGGGGTCTATCTCGGCGGCGGCATCGCCCCGCGCAACCTCGAGGCGCTGCGTGCCAGCGCCTTCCTCGATGGTTTTCTCGACAAGGGGCGGATGCGCGGGTTGATGCAGCGCATGCCGGTGCGAGTGATCCTGCAGCCGCGGGTGGCGCTGCTCGGCGCGGCGCGCGCCTGGCAGGGCGATGAGTCGCCCGGACGGCCCGCTGTGGCAGCAGGGTGA
- a CDS encoding heavy-metal-associated domain-containing protein, translating into MSQQLKITGLSCQHCERRVGEALVAVAGVESVSIDLEAGRARVEGAAESATLIAAVEAAGYQAEPC; encoded by the coding sequence TTGAGCCAGCAACTGAAGATCACCGGGCTGAGCTGTCAGCACTGCGAGCGTCGCGTCGGCGAGGCCCTGGTCGCGGTCGCCGGGGTCGAGTCGGTGAGCATCGACCTCGAGGCCGGTCGCGCGCGGGTGGAGGGCGCGGCCGAGTCCGCCACCCTGATCGCCGCCGTGGAGGCTGCCGGCTACCAGGCCGAGCCCTGCTGA
- a CDS encoding ion transporter, whose product MSSRERIGAWIESDPVQRVIISLIALNAMTLGLQTSPALVADFGGALHLIDQAVLAVFVVEILLKLYARGARFFASGWNLFDFTVVAIALVPASGPLAVLRALRVLRVLRLISMAPRLRFVVEALLKALPGISSIALLMLILFYVFAVMATGLFGERFPEWFGGLGASMYTLFQVMTLESWSMGIVRPVMAAYPLAWLFFIPFILIATFTMLNLFIGIIVDTMQTLHDAQHQGTRDELERSMHRDNAQLEHELQALRVEVRALREALRR is encoded by the coding sequence ATGTCGAGTCGTGAACGGATCGGTGCCTGGATCGAGTCCGATCCCGTCCAACGCGTGATCATCAGTCTGATCGCCCTCAATGCCATGACCCTGGGGTTGCAGACCTCGCCGGCGCTGGTCGCCGACTTCGGCGGCGCGCTGCACCTGATCGATCAGGCGGTGCTCGCGGTGTTCGTGGTCGAGATCCTGCTCAAGCTCTATGCGCGGGGGGCGCGTTTCTTCGCCAGTGGCTGGAACTTGTTCGACTTCACCGTGGTGGCCATCGCCCTGGTCCCGGCCAGCGGACCGCTGGCGGTGTTGCGCGCGCTGCGCGTGCTGCGGGTGCTGCGACTGATCTCGATGGCGCCGCGACTGCGCTTCGTGGTCGAGGCGTTGCTCAAGGCGCTGCCCGGGATCTCCTCGATCGCGCTGCTGATGCTGATCCTCTTCTACGTCTTCGCGGTGATGGCCACCGGGCTGTTCGGCGAGCGCTTCCCGGAGTGGTTCGGCGGGCTCGGCGCCTCCATGTACACCCTGTTCCAGGTGATGACCCTGGAGAGCTGGTCGATGGGGATCGTGCGTCCGGTGATGGCGGCCTATCCGCTGGCCTGGCTGTTCTTCATCCCCTTCATCCTCATCGCCACCTTCACCATGCTCAACCTGTTCATCGGCATCATCGTCGACACCATGCAGACACTGCACGATGCCCAGCACCAGGGAACGCGCGACGAGCTGGAGCGCTCGATGCACCGTGACAACGCCCAGCTCGAGCACGAG